CAGTGCGCTTGGCGTCAGTGATCTGATTATTGGTTTGACTGTAGTGGCAATCGGCACCTCCCTGCCGGAGCTGGCGTCCTCTATTATCGCTGTACGCAAGAACGAACATGACCTGGCTTTGGGCAATGTGATCGGCTCGAACATGTTCAACACCTTGGCGGTTGTCGGTATCGCCGGCGCCATTCACCCGATGTCGTTCAGTCCCGAAGTCCTTACCCGAGACTGGGTCGTAATGGCGGGCCTGACACTGTCGTTGTTTATTCTGGGCTATGGCTTCAGAGGCAAGGGCCGAATCAATCGCATTGAAGGTGGCTTGCTGGTAGCGGTCTTTGCTGGCTATACCACGTGGCTGATCTTCGGTGTAATCGCCACACAGGCCTGATAGGGAGACACGCATGATCCGCACATTCACGCTAGAACACGGCAAGCTGCGTGAGCAGGAACAGCTGGCCAGTGATGGATTGACCACTGCCAGCTGGATTGACCTGCAAGATGCGGATGAAGTCGAGCGGGCCAATGTGGAGCAATTGTTTCCGGAAAGCTTGCCGGATGCGGATGAAGTCGAAGAGATAGAGTCCAGCGCACGCTACTTTGTCGAAGGCAATGACCTGCATGTCCATTCCCTTTTTCTGTACCAGAGCGAGGGGCGCTTCAAAACCGCAACAGTGGCATTCACCCTGCAACCGGAGCGGTTGATCAGTACCCGTGACGTGGAGCTGCCTGACTTTCGTCTGACCCGCCTGCGAGCACGGCGCGGATGGGTTGAAGCCACGTCCCCACTGCAGATCCTGACCGCACTGTTTGAGCAGAAGGTGGACAACCTGGCTGACCAGCTTGAAGACCTGCATCGGGACCTGGAACAGCTCAGCGTCGAAATACTGGAGAACCGAGAAGCGGAGCTTGGTGACCAATTGGATCGACTGGCCAAGCTGGAGGACAGCAACGGCCAGATTCGTCTCTGTCTGATGGACACGCAACGCTCGACCTCGTTTCTGCTGCGACACATCCGCGACCAGAAACGTGAGGTTAAAACCTTCCGCGAGATTCTGCGAGACCTGGACACGCTAATGGCACATGCCACCTTCGTGTTCGAGAAAATCAACTTCCTGATGAATGCCGCCCAGGGTTTTATCAACATCCGCCAGAACCAGATCATCAAGATCTTTTCCATTGCGGCGGTGGTGTTTCTGCCCCCCACACTGGTAGGCACTGTTTACGGCATGAACTTTGAGATGATGCCAGAGCTGGAGTGGATTTTCGGCTATCCTATGGCGTTGGGGCTGATGATCATTTCAGCCATCTCACCCTACCTGTTTTTCAAGCACAAAGGGTGGCTCTGAAGCCACCGCTTTCAGCCTCCTCCCTTCATTTCAGCTTCAGCTCAAACTCACTGGCGGGCAACGGACGGGCGTAAAAGTAGCCTTGTGCAATATGGCAGCCTGCTCGACGCAGAAACTCACAATGCGCTTCGGTCTCGACACCCTCCGCTACTGTTTTCAGCCGCAGATGTCGCGCAATATCGATAATGGATGAGGTGATCGCCACATCATCCTCATCGTCCGGGATGCCCATAATGAAGGTTCGATCGATCTTGAGCTTGTCCAGTGCAAACCGTTTCAGGTAGGCCAGACTTGCGTAACCGGTACCAAAATCATCCAGCGCGATACGAACGCCCAGTTCGCGCAGCTGATGCAGCAGGCTGATTGAGCCTTCTACATCACTCATCAGCACACTTTCAGTGACCTCGAGCACCAATTGATCGGCCGGGAAGCCGCTTTCTGACAGCGCAGCCTTCACCTCATCAACCAGCTCAGGTCGGAACTGTACCGCTGACACATTTACCGCCATGGTCAGCGGCTTGCCATGGATACGATCCCATTCAACTGCCTGGTTACAGGCTTGTTGCAGTACCCAGGCACCAATTGGAATGATCAGACCAGTCTCTTCCGCCAGTGGAATAAAACGATCCGGCATCACCAGACCCTGGCTACTGTTCCACCGCAGCAGGGCTTCACAGCCAGTGAGTCGGTTACTGGAAAAGTCATATTGCGGCTGATAGTAGAGTTCAAGCTCATCACGGCCCAGCGCATCTCGTAATCGCGTTTCCATCAACAGACGTTCGGAGACCTGCTGGTTCATCGCCTCAGTGAAGAACTGGAAGTTGTTACGCCCCTGCCCTTTGGCGTGATACAGCGCCGTATCAGCATTCTTGAGCAACGTATCAAAGTCTTCACCATCACCGGGATAAAGTGCCAAACCGATACTGGCTGTGGTAACCATCGTATGATCTTCAACCTGTAAAGGCTCCGCGATCAGCTGCAGGTAGCGTGAAGCCAGGCCTGACAGGTCCGCCTGTTCATCCAGATCCGGCAGCAGGATTACGAATTCATCCCCACCCAGACGACTGATCGTGTCGCTGTCACGCGCCTGCTCGGAAAGCCGAGCTGCAACGATTTTCAATACCGCGTCACCACTGCCGTGACCCAGCGAATCATTGATATTCTTGAACCGATCCAGGTCAATAATCAACAGTGCTGCCTGCTCATGGCGTCTGCGTGCACGAGCAATAGCCTGAATGGTTCGATCACGCAACAGGCGACGGTTGGGCAGGTCCGTGAGCGGGTCGAAGTCAGAGAGGTAACGCAGTTGGTCTTCAGCCTCTTTGCGCTCGGTCATGTCGGTCAGCATGGCGACGTGATTGCGCACCACACCCGCCTCACCCCGAACCAGGCTGATCGACAGCCACTGTGGGTATATCTCGCCACTGCGTCGCCGGTTCCATACTTCACCTTGCCAGGTACCCTGTTCCTGCAAGGTCTGCCACATCCGCTCGAAGAAAGCCGGACTGTGACGTCCCGAGGCCAATAA
This DNA window, taken from Marinobacterium iners, encodes the following:
- a CDS encoding bifunctional diguanylate cyclase/phosphodiesterase, whose translation is MPLTIDSKTLPRYQTRAFIGTVLVLMLLVSAFFVVTAWQNGHERLRQQRLSLQQSSQEKLRQEVDATLDYINFTRQQTEAVLRDNIQAQVRQAMQLAQSIYDMEILLHGDGANAQVGQLIREALRDLRFFDGRGYIFIDTLEGECILLPISPDIEGKSLLENQDDTGHYIMRGLIEAVQNPNQAGFSRYRWYAPDYPDEMREKIAYVELFEPLNWIIGTGDYLYQVENDLKQQALNRLEALTFGDEGYIAVLHKSGQVLLSPTRPGSSGKLVNQLDSEHRKMVNWLLEQATPEGRFVEYDWYKPGAEGIHHKLSLVQEVPEWDWVLIAGIYQESMDEVLAMQKTKLEQELQNDLQWLILVLLFAMAAAILVAWIISRWLRTLMRRYQQEIDQRQVELERTADELKLSAQVFESASEGAMISDADNRIMAVNPAFTRITGYPEAEVLGKTPALLASGRHSPAFFERMWQTLQEQGTWQGEVWNRRRSGEIYPQWLSISLVRGEAGVVRNHVAMLTDMTERKEAEDQLRYLSDFDPLTDLPNRRLLRDRTIQAIARARRRHEQAALLIIDLDRFKNINDSLGHGSGDAVLKIVAARLSEQARDSDTISRLGGDEFVILLPDLDEQADLSGLASRYLQLIAEPLQVEDHTMVTTASIGLALYPGDGEDFDTLLKNADTALYHAKGQGRNNFQFFTEAMNQQVSERLLMETRLRDALGRDELELYYQPQYDFSSNRLTGCEALLRWNSSQGLVMPDRFIPLAEETGLIIPIGAWVLQQACNQAVEWDRIHGKPLTMAVNVSAVQFRPELVDEVKAALSESGFPADQLVLEVTESVLMSDVEGSISLLHQLRELGVRIALDDFGTGYASLAYLKRFALDKLKIDRTFIMGIPDDEDDVAITSSIIDIARHLRLKTVAEGVETEAHCEFLRRAGCHIAQGYFYARPLPASEFELKLK
- the corA gene encoding magnesium/cobalt transporter CorA, producing the protein MIRTFTLEHGKLREQEQLASDGLTTASWIDLQDADEVERANVEQLFPESLPDADEVEEIESSARYFVEGNDLHVHSLFLYQSEGRFKTATVAFTLQPERLISTRDVELPDFRLTRLRARRGWVEATSPLQILTALFEQKVDNLADQLEDLHRDLEQLSVEILENREAELGDQLDRLAKLEDSNGQIRLCLMDTQRSTSFLLRHIRDQKREVKTFREILRDLDTLMAHATFVFEKINFLMNAAQGFINIRQNQIIKIFSIAAVVFLPPTLVGTVYGMNFEMMPELEWIFGYPMALGLMIISAISPYLFFKHKGWL